One segment of Castanea sativa cultivar Marrone di Chiusa Pesio chromosome 3, ASM4071231v1 DNA contains the following:
- the LOC142627622 gene encoding uncharacterized protein LOC142627622 isoform X1: MGLLTINCCWTRTNNVSTILFPYRASTFMGGKVIHLYDAEQVVLSTLHSGFRFDTRAFASRNSVKKLRRNRQPPEIVADVPPTKDDYVQDENTASSFENSVDQNSTIKPSRSTVLQACTITSGLIAALGIILRQVSHVASVEGLPILDCSAEVSFGFEMWHLELITGIVVLISSSRYLLLKTWPDFAESSEAANQQVLASLQILDYIIVAFLPGISEELLFRGALLPLFGFNWKSVFLVAAIFGVLHVGSGRKYSFAIWATFVGLVYGYATIMSSSLIVPMASHAINNLVGGILWRYTSFSKSSQKL; the protein is encoded by the exons atgggtttgcTCACTATAAACTGTTGTTGGACCAGAACAAACAATGTCTCTACAATCCTCTTTCCTTACAGAGCATCTACCTTCATGG GTGGGAAGGTTATTCACCTCTATGATGCGGAACAGGTTGTACTTTCTACATTGCACAGT GGTTTTAGATTTGATACAAGGGCTTTTGCAAGCCGGAATTCAGTGAAGAAATTGAGAAGAAATAGACAACCACCTGAAATTGTAGCAGATGTTCCTCCCACAAAAGATGATTATGTTCAAGATGAAAACACAGCTTCCTCTTTTGAAAATTCAGTTGATCAGAATTCTACAATAAAGCCTTCCAGGAGTACTGTGCTTCAGGCATGTACTATCACTTCTGGATTAATAGCGGCTTTGGGTATAATACTTCGTCAG GTATCCCATGTTGCATCAGTGGAAGGATTGCCAATCCTTGACTGCTCCGCAGAAGTATCAT TTGGTTTTGAGATGTGGCATCTTGAGTTGATTACAGGAATAGTTGTATTGATATCATCAAGCCGATATCTACTACTGAAAACATGGCCAGATTTTGCCGAGTCTAGTGAAGCAGCCAATCAGCAG GTCCTTGCTTCACTTCAGATTTTGGATTACATAATTGTTGCATTCCTGCCTGGTATTAGTGAG GAATTGCTTTTCCGTGGTGCATTGCTACCACTTTTTGGATTCAATTGGAAGAGTGTCTTTCTGGTTGCCGCTATTTTTGGTGTTCTACATGTCGGCAGTGGCCGAAAGTATTCCTTTGCTATCTG GGCAACTTTTGTTGGGCTTGTGTATGGTTATGCCACAATTATGTCTTCTAGCCTTATTGTGCCAATGGCTTCTCACGCAATAAACAATCTGGTTGGAGGGATTTTGTGGCGATACACTTCATTCTCAAAATCATCACAGAAGTTATAA
- the LOC142627622 gene encoding uncharacterized protein LOC142627622 isoform X2, giving the protein MGGKVIHLYDAEQVVLSTLHSGFRFDTRAFASRNSVKKLRRNRQPPEIVADVPPTKDDYVQDENTASSFENSVDQNSTIKPSRSTVLQACTITSGLIAALGIILRQVSHVASVEGLPILDCSAEVSFGFEMWHLELITGIVVLISSSRYLLLKTWPDFAESSEAANQQVLASLQILDYIIVAFLPGISEELLFRGALLPLFGFNWKSVFLVAAIFGVLHVGSGRKYSFAIWATFVGLVYGYATIMSSSLIVPMASHAINNLVGGILWRYTSFSKSSQKL; this is encoded by the exons ATGG GTGGGAAGGTTATTCACCTCTATGATGCGGAACAGGTTGTACTTTCTACATTGCACAGT GGTTTTAGATTTGATACAAGGGCTTTTGCAAGCCGGAATTCAGTGAAGAAATTGAGAAGAAATAGACAACCACCTGAAATTGTAGCAGATGTTCCTCCCACAAAAGATGATTATGTTCAAGATGAAAACACAGCTTCCTCTTTTGAAAATTCAGTTGATCAGAATTCTACAATAAAGCCTTCCAGGAGTACTGTGCTTCAGGCATGTACTATCACTTCTGGATTAATAGCGGCTTTGGGTATAATACTTCGTCAG GTATCCCATGTTGCATCAGTGGAAGGATTGCCAATCCTTGACTGCTCCGCAGAAGTATCAT TTGGTTTTGAGATGTGGCATCTTGAGTTGATTACAGGAATAGTTGTATTGATATCATCAAGCCGATATCTACTACTGAAAACATGGCCAGATTTTGCCGAGTCTAGTGAAGCAGCCAATCAGCAG GTCCTTGCTTCACTTCAGATTTTGGATTACATAATTGTTGCATTCCTGCCTGGTATTAGTGAG GAATTGCTTTTCCGTGGTGCATTGCTACCACTTTTTGGATTCAATTGGAAGAGTGTCTTTCTGGTTGCCGCTATTTTTGGTGTTCTACATGTCGGCAGTGGCCGAAAGTATTCCTTTGCTATCTG GGCAACTTTTGTTGGGCTTGTGTATGGTTATGCCACAATTATGTCTTCTAGCCTTATTGTGCCAATGGCTTCTCACGCAATAAACAATCTGGTTGGAGGGATTTTGTGGCGATACACTTCATTCTCAAAATCATCACAGAAGTTATAA